AAGCTGCAGACGGCAGACGCGCTTCAGGCAGCCGCGATGAAGGCTCGTGTGGACGCAGGGAACATCGACCCTACGCTGAAGAAGATCTTCAACCGCGACAAGGATATTACTCCCGACAGCCTGTTGTCGGTGATGCGCAAGTTCGGCCGCGGCCGAGGCACTGAGGACGCCATCGGTCAAGTCTTCGAGACTGAGCTGGCTTATCTGCGGCACCTTCGAGACAACTACGACATGCCGTCGGGGTTTGCAGACCAGGTCGCCAAGGCCGAAGCGGCGTTCGACGGAATGAAGTCTGCTGTGGCGAAGCGAGGGCGCATGCTCGACGACCTTGACGTCGTGGCCCGAGTGCGAGCTGCGGAGAGCGGGAACTCGGTCTCGCTGGGCGGAGGCAGCAACGCAGGTACGATGGCGGGAGCTGCCATCGGCGGCATGATCGCAGGCGTCCCCGGAGCGACGGTGGGCGGTATTGCTGGCCGCGTCGCTACGCACGCTTACACCTCGATCCGAGCGTACGCAGCTCTACGCAACCTAATCGACAAGTCGGGTCTACATATCGACGGTGCGGTAGGCCGCCTCCTCCACGGGATGCGAGGGGGTGGGAAGGCCGCGGCTGGTGCCGTTGGTCGAGGGATTGCGAAGGGAACTACTCGGGTACCTCAGGCGGTCACTAGCATCTCCTCGAAGTCGCGCGCCGAACGGGAGACTGAAGCAGCTCGTATCCGCGACCGGGCAGCTCTACTTGCAAGCAACCCCGACGTCCTTATTCGGGAGATGTCCCTCCCGCTTCGATCCGTCGACCAGCACGCTCCGCGCATCTACGACGGGATCACCGAACTGTCGGCACGCGCTGCTGCCTTCCTGCAGTCAAAGATCCCCACTGGATACTCCCCGCAGTTCTCGACGAACCCCCCCGTCGTCAACCCGGTCGAGCAGGCGAAGTGGGAGAAGTACGTACAGGCGGTTACCGACCCGCTGGCAACTATCGACCTAATGGCCGAAGGTCGCCTTACCGTCGAGCACGTCGAGGCCCTGAAGGAAGTGTATCCGCAGATCTACCGCAACATCGTGAGTAGTGTCATGGACGAGCTGGCGGATGCGCAGGACAGTAAGCGGATGGTGCCGTACCGTGAGAGAATCCAGCTGGGTGTAATCCTCGGGATTCCCACCGACGCCGCGCTTCAGCCAGATCATCTTGCTCAGCTGCAGGCGGTGTTCGCGGCCCCCGACGCCCCCCCTCCCGGTCAAGGGATCCCACTTCCCCCGACGTCCGAAACTAAAAACCTCAAGGGAAAGAATAAATTCACTTTCCCCTCTCTCGCCCCAACCCCCACCTCTAAGACGGAGATCTAATGTCCGACCAAACTCTACTCTGGAAGCGTCTCCGCCTCAAGGCAGACACTGCGAACGATACTGACTGGCGCGGGAGCGGTGTCTCTCCTAATCGAGTGACGGTGACGGTAGGCGGTACTGCCACGTCAGGCGCCTACTCGTTCCGCATTCACGGTTTCGTGACTACCCGCAAGGGTGTTCACATGCCGGTGGATACGACCGTGTCCTTCACGCGCACGAGCGAGACCAACGCACAGATCGTGACTGGACTAGGTGCGGCGGAAGACGCCCTTGAAGTACCGCTGTCGAAGTTCGACATTGTTGCCACCTTTTCCACGACTACGTTCACCCTCGACTTCCCCCCGGACGCGCAACTTGAAGTCGAGCTGACGGCACCGTCGCCCGGCACGATGACTGCCGACAAGGAGCTGCCGCAGCTCGGATCGGCGCCTCACTTCGGCGGCTCGCGCTACAACCTGGGTCAGGTCGCTGTGACGGTGCACGCCGTAGACTCCAGCGGCGATCAACTGAATCCGGGCACCGGCACTCAGACGACCTTCGATCTGGAGGTTGTGGAGGTTCAGCTCGTGCGGCGAATGACGGATACCGGAGTCGAAGTGACGGAACACTACTCTCGCACCAGTACTCAGGTGGACGCCACGTTGAACACCATTTATGAATTCCCCTTGCGGGGTGCTGGGTTCTTTACTGTCCGCCTCACGAACTTCGCAGACGCCGTCGCATCCACCGCTGGCTACGAAGTCCTCATTCGCGACCAGGGGCCTAGCTAATGTCCGCCGTCTCTCCGCGACCTGTCGGACCTTCACCGGTTAGCCCTACGTCGGCCGGATCGGGCGAGGGTATCGACCCGGGCGGGGGCGACGTGGCTACGTTCACGGTGGCCCCCGCGTCGTGGGACTCTCGCCCTGTGCGCGCTGCTCTCAACGGCACGATCGGGTCTACGGTAGCGGGCCAATTCTGGCTCCTACCCGGCGACACTACGGAATATATTTGGTGGTCGCAGGACGACGGGAACGGGCGCTACGTGGGGCTCGATCCTGGTGACTGGGTTGCTGCTCTGGCGGGAGTGACCGGTATTGAAGTTCAACTGGACGCCGGTAACCTCACCGGAGCGCAGCGAGCGGTAGCAACTCGGGCTGCGATGGCAGGTAGCGCGTTCGACGTCAGCGGGTCAGGCGCCAGCGTCGTAGTCAGCGGCAACGGCCTCAACGCTGCGGGCATCCTCATCGGAGGCATGCATGACGAGAGCGTAACTACGCGTCAGCATGGATGCCGCCTCGGTACCCCGCAGTTCAGCGGCAACCCCCTCAACGGTATCGTCGGCAGCCATCTATCCGCCCCCGCCGTTGACGGAATCCCCCTTGCGCTAGGCATCTACCTGTCGGCGCATACCGACCAAGTCCGACTCGGTCTCTTTCTTGGAGGGGATACAGATCTGTCCACTACCACTACCCTCGTGTGCGAAGGTGTGACGTCAGGGTCTGCGACTGGGTGGAACTGGGCCCTCCTGACGTCCACTGAAATGGCCAGCATTACCGCCGGTTCTGATCTGTGGCTTCTGGCCAAGTCGAACTCTGCGACGACGGATCCCGGATACACCGGCCTCGTCGCGAGTGATGGAGTGGACCTGACTAACCAGAACATGATTATCTTCGACGATTTCGACCCCGACCCGGATACGCTTTTCGCCAGTGATTCGGCCGGCGTCGACCTGTCGGCCATTGCGCAAGCAGGGTCATCCCCCGTGTACCTTCATGTCGCATTGATCTACCGCCCAGTCGACGCGGCTGGCGATCGCGTTCTTCTCCGTATCGGGACACACTCCGACCTCGTCTTCGACAGCGGGTTCGAGAGCGATCTGACCGCTCTGAGCCCGGGTGCTAACGTAGGCGTGACTCTTAGCGTCCCTGACGTTCAAGACTTCGAAGTCGATGCAGTCGAGGTTGCGGTCGGAAACGAACACACCGACCAGTTTCGTCTCGCTGTGTATACGGGCGGCATCTTGGAAGACATGGACGGAGCCACTCTTGTTTGGGACGCTGGACTAACGTCTGGAGATCTCACGGAAGAGTGGGTTTCAATTTCTGCTGGAGCGACGTCGTACCCAATTACCGCGGAGGCTACCATCTGGTGGGTGGTACGCGGTAACGGCGGGATCACTATCGCGTACGCAGACACCACTGACGCCGGCTTCGCCAACCCTAGCTGGGACCCCTTCGATCTTGAAGTCACGACTCCAGGCAACGGACACGAGTACGAGTTCGACGAAGATAACCCAAACCATAGTATTGACCCTACAGACCCCTTCGAGTCCCCGATGGTGGGCGACGCGAGCGACTTTCTTCCAGGTAACTATCCGGGATGCCGCGTCATTCTCCGCGGCCCCATCGACACGGTGGCATCATGAATACCTTCCTTTCTAAGTTCGGAGACCTCATCATCGGCGCGGTCGCCATCGCATGGGCAATCGCTGCGCAGTCCCTTCCTAGTCTTGCGGTTATCGTAAGCCCGGAAGCGGCAGCGGCGTTCGGCCTCGTCGCTCTGGGGCGAGGGGCGCGGGCGCTGAAGGCCGCGGAGTAAGTCATGACCGAGCATGACCTCTCCACCCTCATCGATCTGGGGCCGACGGGGGCCCTGGCGATTCTGGGATACTTCGCACGGGGCTGGCTAGCTAAGTTCGAGGCTGCCTTGCATAGCAACGCGAAGGCGACGGAGCAGCTACATGCGGACTTCCAGGCCCACGTACGACGTGACGAAGAGACCCTCGCCGAGCTGACGGCCGCGCTGAAGCGCAGGTCTACACGCGGGCGCGGGCGAAAGAGCAGCGCGCGAAAATGACCTACCCTCCGCCTACCAAGCAGGAATGGCGGAAGTTCGTCCGCAAAGCACGGCAGCTGTTTCCTCCGCCTATCCCTGTGAAGGTCGTGCACTCTCCCTCCCCTCCATTCTCGGTGCCTTCGTGGTGGTGTGGGGGGTTCTGGTGCTGGTACAAGGGCGGCCGCCTCGATCGCGCCGTGATCTGGATCGACTCCCGCCTGCCTCGGGTGAGCGCTGTGGACGCTCTGCTGCACGAGTGGGCTCACCTCCTGCGTGAGGAGGAGCTGCAGGATCCAAGCGGCGAGTGTTTGCATGATGACGCATTCTGGACTACGTTTGGGGAACTGTTCCGAACGTGGACAAGGGTGCCTTGATGCAGCGTCATCTGTTCGTTCCTGACACTCAAATTCGCAAGGGCGTGGATATCGCCCACCTCGACTGGCTCACCTACTTCGCCCTCGACAAGGGGCCGACGAAGGTGATCTTCGCAGGCGACTGGTGGGACCTCCCCTCGTTGAGTACGTTCAACCCCCGCGGCTCGCTATCGACTGAGGGGGCGCGTCTGCGTCACGACATCGAAGCACCACGACGCTGTATCGAGAGGGTGGTGGGCCGGTGGTACGAGGCGGGGTGGCTGCCGGAAATCCACTTCTGCATGGGGAACCACGAGAACCGTTTCCGGCGCGCTGTGGAGGCCGCCCCTCACCTCCTCGATGGGTATCCTGATCCGTTCCAGTGCTTGCGCGATTTGGACATCAAGGTACATCCGTTTCTGGAGATCGTGAAACTTGACGGCGTTGCCTATTCGCACTTCTTCCCCCACAACGCGCAGGGGAAGGTGATGCAGAACAAGAACGGCGCCCCGTCAGCTCGTGCTCAGTGCCAGCGCCTTCTCTCCTCGACGACGGCAGGGCACCAGCAAGGCCTGGACGTAGCTGTCATCCCCACCCCATCGGGGCTTACCCGTGGCCTCATCGCCGGCAGTTTTTATCTGCACGACGAAGAGTATATCGGACCCCTGAATCACTACTGGAGGGGGATGATCATGAAGAACAACGTGCGGAGGGGCGACTACACTCTGTGCGAGGTAGATATGGCTTACCTCGAACGCAAGTACGGTCGCCTCTCGCCTAGGGGTCGCCGAGCCGCATAGATGAGCGGGCGCCGCTTCATTACTCATTTCCTTTCAGGCGAACGACCCAACGACGAACGCCGCTGCTGACTTTTCCGTTGATGCTCGCGTACCCTGGGACCAGCCCCACAGTACCGAGGTAGTGTCCGACACCCCGCACCGTCATCGTTCCGCGGCGTGTCTCCAATACCTCTCGTAGTACGGCCTGCAGCTCGCGTCTAGTCTTAGTGTCGCCGGGCCCGCTATTTCCGATACTCTCTTGGCAAATCTCGTTCGCACTCGCCCCCCGCTCTAGCCAGCCCGAAGCCGCCAGGAACTCATGGAGGGCGCGGATAACCCGCATCCTTTCTTCCCTTTCGGCGTCAACACTGGCGATGGAGGCCTGCGCATGAGCTACGAGATCGCCGCAGCCCAGCCACGCGAGAGAGGCGGGAATGACGCGATTCCACGCGTCATAGGACTGCCACGGCGTGATATGCGCGGTTTCGCCTGAAGCAAGGTACCCGCGCACGATAGACAACGCCGCTCGCAGCATTGCCTCCCGATCCAGCACGAGGTCGCCGGAGTACGCCTCAGCGTCCACAGGCCGCTCTAGGCGCACCGGAATCACTCGACGGGAAAGATCGCTGCCGAGGGTGGCTCCGTTGGCGGTCAGCGCCACAATCGGGCGCCAGGGCCGAGTGACTGTTTCCTGCGTGTGGAAACGGCGGGCTGTGACCTGGCCCGAAAGCACGGCGGCCTCCAACTCCACGCTCTCGACCCTCCCCCGCAGATTATCCAGCAGCAGCACCTCGCGATCGGCCGAGGAAAAAAGAGTCTTGCTCCATTCTTCCCCGCCGCGAGTGATGGTGGTGGGGCCCGGCATCGCGCCTAGCGTGACCCACGAAGCGCGCTGTGCGAGGGTGGTCTTACCAGATCCGGCGGCGTTGGCGGTATAGAGCCACACCGGGACTGGAGCATTAGCGGGGAGCGCATATCTTGCCGCATGCGTCATGACATGCGCAATCCACGCCAACTGGTCCTCGTCGTCCTTCCACCAGGTGCTTTGTGTAGCGAGGACGAGGGTGGCTAGCCCCTCCATCGCGCCCTCCCGCGTCGCCGTCGTAGCAGGAAGAGAGGTACGTGCCCACACCTGACTCTCGTCATCGTACCCCACCGCCACGGAGACGCTGCCGTCCGGCCGTACAACGGGGGCGTGACTCACTCCGCGCAGATGCCGCAAAGTTGGCCATGAGCCGCGAGCTTGGAGAGCGGTCACTACTTCGCGTGGAGGCTTGGTCAGAGGTTTACCTCCGCGATGAAACACACACAAACGCCCAATCTCCTCCAGGAGACCGGCCTCGGTGAGGTCTTGCAGCTGCCCCTCGACTGCACGCACGAGTCGACCCCCGCCCGCGTCGAACAATGGAGCGTCAGAGGCGCGGAGTTGACGCAAGATGGCGTCGACGTTCTCGCCAATGTTAGTCGACGCCTCGATGACGACCAACCCCTCGCGTGTTCCGAGGGCCTTCTGCGCACTCTCGATACGTTGATCGGACAGCCCTGCGGCCGAGAGCCCCCGCCAGGTCATCAGCGGAAGGCCCTGAGCGTGCTTTGCGTAAGTGTCTCGGACCCCCGCATCGACGTTGCCGTCGGGCGCCTGCAACGGCCACCACAGAGCGCCGACCGCCCGCAGAGTGAGCATCGCCTCATCCATTGAAAAACCGGCGAGGGCGAGACAGCCTGCCGCAGCTAGGGCGGCGTTGTGGCGAGAGCCGTCCGGGATCCCGCGTCCGAGGAGGACAGCGAACGCCACCAAACGACAGGCCTTGCGTAGGTCGTTCTCTGCGATACCAGCGATTTCGGCGTTCGGATCGTCCCACTCGACGGGGGTCCCTGACTTCCAGTGCGTCGAGGGCGGGAACAGTGTGTACAGGGGGCCACCTCGCATTTCGAGGATCATGGCCCGTTTCTTGTCCTCGGCGTCCTTTAGCTCAGCGTCGACCCACTGCCCGCTTCGGGCGCCTGCACAGTTGTAGACCCAGTGCGTGGCTTCCTTCCCCGCGCGGCCGAACGTCGCAGTCGCAGGGAGCAGGAGGGGAGCGATGATCGCCGCTTCAGCGCAGTCCAGGTCCACATCGACGAGACCAGAAGGCCCGAGGACAACTCCGATGCCGTCTTCGGGCCCGAACTCCTCCAACTCGGAGGGGGTGGTCTGCCAACCTTTACGGTCGCAGTTTGGCGCGTGGGGCGGGACGTGAACTACATGCCAGTTACGTGCCTTAGCCTCGGGGACGGAAAGTGGAAGTGCTGGCATGGGGATCCGTAAGCAGCGTGGTAGCGGTCAAGCGCTCAGGGAGCCATCCCCTTTCGAGCGCGTAGGCGTACACCGTTTGTAGCGCGGTCCCGCGTTCTGCGCCAGCGAGGGTGAGGGTTAGGACGGCGCTGCTGTAACGCAGAGCGACTTGGTCAAGGGGAGTCATGCCCATCCGTCTTCATCCTCTTCCGGCCCGCACTCCTCTTCGTACGCAGCCTCAGCAGCCTCGCGAAGAACGCGCCGGAACTCGCTTAGATCGGGCACCCAGCCGCCCCCGTTCCAAGTTACTTGGATCTGGAGCATTTCGCCGTCGACCTCGACTCCAACAATCGTGCAGAACCTATCGCGGTGTGACATCAGAGATGCTTCGTTCTTGAGGGGCGCTGTAGAGCTTGTGCGAACGCTGCTTCCCAGCTCTCGCCTCGCCCCCTCTCGTCCCACGCCCACTCATCGCGGTACGAGCCTACGCAATAGGTCGGAGTGCGACCGAGGGCGTCGATTCGCACCTCGACCTGGACAAGCCCCCGACCCCAGAGTCGGCAGGCCTTGTCGTATGCCTCTTGATCTGTCACGTCGGATACTTCCCTGGGACGACCGAACACACCCCCGGCACACGGTCACGGAGGTCAGCGGCCTGCCGGCGCAAGGAAGCAACAGTGCGTCGAATCCGCCGCACTCGCCACGCAGCCTTGCCCCGCCTTTCCAGCTCGTCGGCCTTCGATTGGCGTGCGTTGGCGATACCCTCCAACTCGATCGCAGCAGCTTCGGGGTTAGCTGCGGCCCATTCGGACCACTGCCGGAAGGGTCTCCCGACCAAGCTCAGAATCGACATAATCTTCGAGATGGCGCCCATTTCGGATTTTCCTCAATGCCTCTTCGGCGATTAGCCTCACGGTCTCCCGCGAGAGGTGCAGGATCGCACCGATCTGATCGTAAGTGTGTTCCCCCTCGTCCGCAACTTCTAGCGCGCAGTTGACGACGGGGAGGTGGCCGCGCTTAGCCTCAGGCAGCAGAGAGTAGCGGCACTCCCTCTCTGCGCAAGTGTTGCGGTCGCGTGGGCAGTTAGGGAACATCCAACCGCCAAGCCTTCAACTGAAAGTCGAAAATCAGCCGCGTGAGACGATGCGAGACGCGGCTCTTCAACCAGCCCCAGTCGAACGCCGGTCCGGGGTCGAGCTTGCCTCCGACCCGCATCACCGTATACCGATTGGTGACGTCCTCGTGACCGCAGTAATAAGC
This DNA window, taken from Deltaproteobacteria bacterium, encodes the following:
- a CDS encoding bifunctional DNA primase/polymerase, which gives rise to MPALPLSVPEAKARNWHVVHVPPHAPNCDRKGWQTTPSELEEFGPEDGIGVVLGPSGLVDVDLDCAEAAIIAPLLLPATATFGRAGKEATHWVYNCAGARSGQWVDAELKDAEDKKRAMILEMRGGPLYTLFPPSTHWKSGTPVEWDDPNAEIAGIAENDLRKACRLVAFAVLLGRGIPDGSRHNAALAAAGCLALAGFSMDEAMLTLRAVGALWWPLQAPDGNVDAGVRDTYAKHAQGLPLMTWRGLSAAGLSDQRIESAQKALGTREGLVVIEASTNIGENVDAILRQLRASDAPLFDAGGGRLVRAVEGQLQDLTEAGLLEEIGRLCVFHRGGKPLTKPPREVVTALQARGSWPTLRHLRGVSHAPVVRPDGSVSVAVGYDDESQVWARTSLPATTATREGAMEGLATLVLATQSTWWKDDEDQLAWIAHVMTHAARYALPANAPVPVWLYTANAAGSGKTTLAQRASWVTLGAMPGPTTITRGGEEWSKTLFSSADREVLLLDNLRGRVESVELEAAVLSGQVTARRFHTQETVTRPWRPIVALTANGATLGSDLSRRVIPVRLERPVDAEAYSGDLVLDREAMLRAALSIVRGYLASGETAHITPWQSYDAWNRVIPASLAWLGCGDLVAHAQASIASVDAEREERMRVIRALHEFLAASGWLERGASANEICQESIGNSGPGDTKTRRELQAVLREVLETRRGTMTVRGVGHYLGTVGLVPGYASINGKVSSGVRRWVVRLKGNE